A genomic segment from Rhinatrema bivittatum chromosome 19, aRhiBiv1.1, whole genome shotgun sequence encodes:
- the LOC115081029 gene encoding protein ZNF783-like, with the protein MCALVSDPASVTFRDVAAYFWEVEWDILGEWQKELYKKVIKEIHGVLMSRGYSILNPDIVFKIKKEDEKYFPQHWELEGKETMKDPSISK; encoded by the exons ATGTGTGCCCTGGTGTCCGATCCG gcatcGGTCACGTTCAGGGACGTCGCTGCTTATTTCTGGGAAGTGGAGTGGGACattctgggagaatggcagaaggagctgtacaagaaGGTCATCAAGGAGATTCACGGCGTCCTCATGTCACGGG GTTATTCAATTCTTAATCCGGATATTGTGTTCAAGATTaagaaggaagatgagaaatatttccctcagcactgggagctggaggggaaagaaaccaTGAAGGACCCCAGCATCAGTAAGTAA